In Streptomyces sp. NBC_01717, one DNA window encodes the following:
- a CDS encoding TIGR03089 family protein has translation MNASDRTPADLLRSALAADPARPMVTFYDDATGERVELSVATFANWVAKTANLLQGDLAAEPGDRLALLLPAHWQSAVWLLACSSVGVVADVQGDPAGADLVVTGPDTLDAARACRGERIALALRPLGGRFPQTPEGFADYAVEVPSQGDRFAPYAPVDPDAPALTVGGLGLTAAQLVARAREDAVELGLTPGSRLLTGRTYDSWDGLSAGLFAPLAAGGSVVLCRHLGQLDEDGLAKRVESERVTNTSV, from the coding sequence ATGAACGCCAGCGACCGCACCCCTGCCGACCTGCTGCGTTCCGCGCTCGCCGCGGACCCGGCCCGCCCCATGGTCACTTTCTACGACGACGCCACCGGAGAACGGGTCGAACTGTCGGTGGCCACCTTCGCCAATTGGGTGGCCAAGACCGCCAACCTGCTGCAGGGCGACCTGGCCGCGGAACCCGGCGACCGGCTCGCCCTCCTGCTCCCCGCGCACTGGCAGTCCGCGGTCTGGCTGCTCGCCTGTTCCTCGGTCGGCGTCGTCGCCGATGTGCAGGGCGACCCCGCCGGCGCCGACCTCGTCGTCACCGGTCCGGACACGCTGGACGCCGCACGCGCCTGCCGCGGCGAACGGATCGCTCTGGCCCTGCGCCCGCTGGGCGGCCGGTTCCCGCAGACTCCCGAGGGGTTCGCGGACTATGCCGTGGAGGTGCCGAGCCAGGGCGACCGGTTCGCACCGTACGCGCCGGTGGACCCGGACGCGCCCGCGCTGACCGTCGGCGGGCTCGGGCTGACGGCGGCGCAACTGGTCGCGCGCGCCCGCGAGGACGCCGTGGAGCTGGGACTGACGCCCGGATCGCGGCTGCTGACGGGGCGCACGTACGACAGCTGGGACGGGCTCAGCGCCGGGCTCTTCGCCCCGCTGGCCGCCGGCGGCTCCGTTGTCCTGTGCCGGCATCTGGGACAGCTGGACGAGGACGGACTCGCCAAGCGCGTCGAGAGCGAGCGGGTCACCAACACCTCGGTGTGA
- a CDS encoding LCP family glycopolymer transferase, which produces MTESAGTPADPDRSAADQDGHNDESQDRDESQGEGRSRGDGSSQDGPEGEGGSEEPLGPDVPAKRRHRWLRWAALATSLFVLVAAGGGWWLYRKLDSNIRTDTSAAAELRVYEKERPVSVVHDAENILLIGSDSRTGDNRKYGRSYGSSQRSDTTILLHLAADRKSATAMSIPRDLMTEIPSCHQADGKPTRKQFAQFNWAFQFGGTACTIRTVERMTGIRIDHHMVVDFNGFKDMVDAVHGVEICLKEPIDDSDAHLKLRAGRQKLDGEEALGYVRARKSIGNGSDTDRMERQQRFLGALVNKVQSNGVLLNPTRLYPVLDAATKSLTTDPGLDSLKDLYELVRGMRSVPTKKVQFLTVPRQPYAADPNRDELVQPEANKLFKRLRDDDPVAVVPADELKRKKGTNSDSADSTSPTPTPTYSGSNAATDLCEQ; this is translated from the coding sequence GTGACCGAAAGCGCCGGCACGCCGGCCGACCCCGACCGCTCGGCCGCGGACCAGGACGGGCACAACGACGAGTCGCAGGACAGGGACGAGTCTCAGGGCGAGGGCAGGTCTCGGGGCGACGGCAGCTCTCAGGACGGCCCGGAAGGCGAAGGCGGCTCCGAGGAGCCACTCGGCCCGGACGTCCCCGCCAAGCGCAGGCATCGCTGGCTGCGTTGGGCTGCGCTCGCCACGTCGCTCTTCGTCCTGGTCGCCGCGGGCGGCGGCTGGTGGCTGTACAGGAAGCTCGACAGCAACATCAGGACCGACACGTCCGCGGCCGCCGAACTGCGGGTGTACGAGAAGGAACGCCCCGTGTCCGTCGTGCACGACGCGGAGAACATCCTGCTCATCGGTTCCGACAGCCGCACCGGCGACAACCGCAAGTACGGCCGTTCCTACGGCAGCAGCCAGCGCTCCGACACCACGATCCTGCTGCACCTGGCCGCGGACCGGAAGAGCGCCACGGCCATGTCCATCCCGCGCGACCTGATGACAGAAATCCCCAGCTGCCACCAAGCGGACGGAAAGCCCACCAGGAAACAATTCGCCCAATTCAACTGGGCCTTCCAATTCGGCGGCACCGCCTGCACGATCCGCACGGTCGAGCGGATGACGGGCATTCGCATCGACCACCACATGGTCGTCGACTTCAACGGCTTCAAGGACATGGTCGACGCGGTGCACGGCGTCGAGATCTGCCTCAAGGAGCCGATCGACGACTCGGACGCGCACCTGAAGCTCCGCGCGGGGCGCCAGAAGCTCGACGGCGAAGAGGCGCTGGGGTACGTACGGGCCCGCAAGTCCATCGGCAACGGCAGCGACACCGACCGGATGGAACGCCAGCAGCGATTCCTCGGCGCGCTGGTGAACAAGGTGCAGAGCAACGGTGTCCTGCTCAACCCGACCCGGCTCTATCCGGTGCTGGACGCGGCCACCAAGTCGCTGACCACGGACCCGGGCCTGGACAGCCTGAAGGACCTGTACGAGCTGGTACGCGGCATGCGCAGCGTACCGACCAAAAAGGTGCAATTCCTGACAGTTCCTCGACAGCCGTATGCCGCCGACCCGAACCGGGACGAACTTGTCCAACCCGAGGCCAACAAGCTCTTCAAGCGGCTACGCGACGACGACCCTGTCGCAGTGGTCCCGGCGGATGAACTGAAACGCAAAAAGGGCACGAATTCGGACAGCGCGGACTCCACGAGTCCGACGCCCACACCCACCTATTCAGGCAGCAATGCGGCCACCGACCTGTGCGAGCAGTAA
- a CDS encoding glycosyltransferase family 2 protein, protein MSAAQCPAVSVIMPVLNEERHLRNSVRHILEQEYAGEMEVVIALGPSTDRTDEIAAELVREDSRVHTVPNPTGRTPAALNAAIKASSHPIVVRVDGHGMLSPNYIATAVRLLEETGAQNVGGIMHAEGENAWEDAVAAAMTSRIGVGNAAFHTGGQAGPAETVYLGVFRREALEKADGYNVEFIRAQDWELNFRIREAGGLIWFSPELKVQYRPRPSVKALAKQYKDYGRWRHVVARYHAGSINLRYLAPPTAVCAIAAGIVVGAAVTPWAFVVPAGYAAAIVAGSLLAGKGLPLKARVQIPVALATMHMSWGYGFLTSPRSLAKRVIASRRPAVTV, encoded by the coding sequence ATGTCTGCCGCGCAGTGCCCCGCCGTCTCCGTGATCATGCCGGTGCTCAATGAGGAACGCCATCTCAGGAACTCCGTCCGGCACATCCTCGAGCAGGAGTACGCCGGCGAGATGGAGGTCGTGATCGCGCTCGGCCCGTCCACGGACCGTACGGACGAGATCGCCGCCGAGCTCGTACGCGAGGACTCCCGGGTACACACGGTGCCGAACCCGACCGGCCGCACCCCGGCAGCGCTCAACGCCGCGATAAAGGCCTCCTCGCACCCCATCGTGGTGCGGGTCGACGGCCACGGCATGCTCTCGCCGAACTACATCGCGACCGCCGTCCGCCTCCTGGAGGAGACCGGTGCGCAGAACGTCGGCGGCATCATGCACGCCGAGGGCGAGAACGCCTGGGAGGACGCCGTCGCCGCGGCCATGACGTCGAGGATCGGCGTCGGCAACGCGGCCTTCCACACCGGCGGCCAGGCGGGCCCGGCCGAGACCGTCTACCTGGGGGTCTTCCGCCGCGAGGCGCTGGAGAAGGCGGACGGCTACAACGTGGAGTTCATCCGCGCCCAGGACTGGGAGCTGAACTTCCGGATCCGCGAGGCGGGCGGGCTGATCTGGTTCTCGCCGGAGCTGAAGGTGCAGTACCGGCCGCGTCCCTCGGTGAAGGCCCTCGCCAAGCAGTACAAGGACTACGGCCGCTGGCGCCACGTCGTCGCCCGCTACCACGCCGGTTCGATCAACCTGCGTTACCTGGCCCCGCCGACCGCCGTCTGCGCGATCGCGGCGGGCATCGTCGTCGGCGCGGCCGTCACCCCGTGGGCCTTCGTCGTCCCGGCCGGTTACGCCGCGGCCATAGTCGCCGGGTCCCTCCTGGCGGGCAAGGGCCTGCCGCTGAAGGCACGGGTGCAGATCCCGGTGGCGCTGGCCACCATGCACATGTCCTGGGGCTACGGCTTCCTGACCAGCCCGCGCTCGCTGGCGAAGCGGGTCATCGCCAGCCGCCGCCCGGCCGTCACCGTGTAG
- a CDS encoding LCP family protein: protein MHRGGPLVPTPHSSPRPPRRHATPPQRRSRKQDERPRWGMRVATSLSVLVLGAGGIGHAVVTSLETGIDRVDPFKDMKNRPRAGNGMNLLLVGTDGRDKVDREEKRKYRLGGAPCHCTDTIMLVHLSADRERATIVSLPRDTYTELPERRDPATGAERAAHPVKLNAAYAEGGPSLTVRTVERMTGVKVDHYLEVDFTSFMKTVDTLGGVQICTARPMKDSYTGLDLAAGTHWLDGGQALRYVRSRHIDAAADLGRMQRQQKFLASLIKRATSSGVLMNPVKFRDVASTMLRSVRADRGFGTDQLLDLGQAMRGFTPASSEFASVPISDPSFPVKGIGSTVKWDPAKSKRLFEALREDKPLASKRPEAPVAKPVDVAPGEIRVQVYNGTVQDGLGRKVDDALRATGFVTTRAPLNAEPRSLKHTLVEYDPRWDRSAKSLAAALPGAELRAVTGQGKTMKVTAGENFGKVERVEAEARNRGEFGTVTGDQVVCP, encoded by the coding sequence ATGCACCGCGGAGGTCCCCTCGTGCCCACACCGCACAGCTCCCCCCGTCCGCCGCGCCGCCACGCCACTCCCCCGCAGCGCAGGTCGAGAAAGCAGGACGAGCGGCCCCGCTGGGGCATGCGGGTGGCGACCAGTCTGTCCGTGCTGGTGCTCGGGGCGGGCGGGATCGGTCATGCGGTCGTGACCAGCCTGGAGACCGGGATCGACCGGGTCGACCCGTTCAAGGACATGAAGAACCGGCCACGGGCCGGCAACGGCATGAATCTGCTGCTCGTCGGCACCGACGGCCGCGACAAGGTCGACCGGGAGGAGAAGCGGAAGTACCGGCTGGGCGGTGCGCCCTGCCACTGCACCGACACGATCATGCTGGTGCACCTGTCGGCGGACAGGGAACGCGCGACCATCGTCTCGTTGCCTCGCGACACCTACACCGAGCTCCCCGAGCGCCGGGACCCGGCCACCGGCGCCGAACGCGCCGCCCATCCGGTGAAGCTGAACGCCGCCTATGCGGAGGGCGGCCCGAGTCTGACCGTACGGACGGTCGAGCGCATGACGGGTGTCAAGGTCGACCACTACCTGGAGGTCGACTTCACCAGCTTCATGAAGACGGTGGACACCCTCGGCGGGGTGCAGATCTGCACGGCCCGGCCGATGAAGGACTCGTACACCGGTCTCGATCTCGCCGCGGGCACCCACTGGCTGGACGGCGGGCAGGCGCTTCGCTACGTGCGCTCACGCCATATCGACGCGGCCGCCGACCTGGGCCGGATGCAGCGCCAGCAGAAGTTCCTCGCGTCGCTGATCAAGCGGGCGACCAGCAGCGGCGTGCTGATGAACCCGGTGAAATTCCGGGACGTCGCGTCGACGATGCTCCGTTCGGTCCGGGCGGACCGGGGGTTCGGCACGGACCAGCTGCTGGACCTCGGCCAGGCGATGCGCGGCTTCACCCCGGCGTCGTCCGAGTTCGCCTCCGTGCCGATCAGCGATCCCTCCTTCCCGGTCAAGGGCATCGGCTCGACGGTCAAATGGGACCCGGCGAAGTCGAAGAGGCTCTTCGAGGCGCTGCGCGAGGACAAGCCGCTGGCTTCGAAGCGGCCGGAGGCGCCGGTGGCGAAGCCGGTCGATGTCGCACCGGGCGAGATCCGGGTCCAGGTCTACAACGGGACCGTGCAGGACGGACTCGGCAGAAAGGTCGACGACGCGCTGCGCGCCACCGGCTTCGTCACGACGCGGGCCCCGCTCAACGCGGAGCCGCGCAGCCTGAAGCACACGCTGGTCGAGTACGACCCGCGGTGGGACCGGTCGGCGAAGTCGCTGGCGGCAGCGCTGCCGGGGGCCGAGCTGCGGGCGGTCACGGGGCAGGGCAAGACGATGAAGGTGACCGCGGGCGAGAATTTCGGCAAGGTGGAACGGGTGGAGGCCGAGGCGAGGAACCGGGGCGAGTTCGGCACGGTCACGGGCGACCAGGTGGTGTGCCCGTAG
- a CDS encoding LCP family protein: MSDRPGGWTDDNRDDRYGRGSDSAQPESARVMRHVQRHPAPPPQRPAPPRQYPAPPQQRRPEPPRYADGYDDNAGYDNGYSNGQVYGGGNGGGRGYGGGDGGYVQGRPAPDWRRRIKIGALTLVVVVLAVSISTYFWADSKLKREVDLSKVIERPGEGDGTNYLIVGSDSRAGMSAEDKKRLHTGSAEGKRTDSMMILHDGSNGPTLVSLPRDSNVEIPTFVGSESGKTFKGTGRMVKLNAAYAEDGPELLVRTVEFNTGLHIDHYVEIGFGGFAKIVDAIGGVELDIPKAFKDKNSGADFQAGKQTLNGEQSLAFVRTRYAFARSDLDRTKNQQKFLAALASQTATPSTILNPFKLYPTMGAGLDTLIVDKDMSLWDLGNMFFAMKGVTGGDGKSMNMPISGSTGGNLVWDKAKVKQLVQQLNNDEKVTVSGN; the protein is encoded by the coding sequence ATGAGCGACAGGCCCGGTGGATGGACCGACGACAACCGCGACGACCGCTACGGACGGGGCAGTGACAGCGCCCAGCCCGAGAGTGCCCGTGTGATGCGGCACGTCCAGCGGCACCCCGCACCGCCGCCGCAGCGCCCGGCGCCGCCGCGGCAGTATCCGGCGCCGCCGCAGCAGCGCCGTCCGGAGCCGCCGCGGTACGCCGACGGCTATGACGACAACGCTGGGTACGACAACGGTTACAGCAACGGTCAGGTCTACGGCGGCGGCAACGGCGGCGGCCGGGGATACGGCGGCGGTGACGGCGGTTACGTCCAGGGCCGGCCCGCGCCGGACTGGCGCCGTCGAATAAAGATCGGCGCCCTGACCCTCGTGGTCGTGGTACTGGCCGTCTCCATCAGCACGTACTTCTGGGCCGACTCCAAGCTGAAGCGCGAGGTCGACCTCTCCAAGGTGATCGAGCGTCCCGGCGAGGGCGACGGCACCAACTATCTGATCGTCGGTTCCGACAGCCGCGCGGGCATGTCGGCCGAGGACAAGAAGAGGCTCCACACCGGCTCCGCCGAAGGCAAGCGGACCGACTCGATGATGATCCTGCACGACGGCTCGAACGGCCCGACGCTGGTCTCCCTGCCGCGTGACTCGAACGTCGAGATCCCCACTTTCGTCGGCTCGGAATCCGGCAAGACCTTCAAGGGCACGGGCCGCATGGTGAAGCTGAACGCCGCCTACGCGGAGGACGGCCCCGAACTGCTGGTGCGTACCGTCGAGTTCAACACCGGCCTGCACATCGACCACTACGTCGAGATCGGCTTCGGCGGCTTCGCCAAGATCGTGGACGCGATCGGCGGGGTGGAACTCGACATCCCCAAGGCGTTCAAGGACAAGAACTCCGGCGCCGACTTCCAGGCCGGCAAGCAGACGCTGAACGGCGAGCAGTCGCTCGCCTTCGTACGGACCCGGTACGCGTTCGCGCGCAGCGACCTGGACCGTACGAAGAACCAGCAGAAGTTCCTCGCGGCGCTGGCGAGCCAGACCGCGACGCCGTCCACGATCCTCAACCCGTTCAAGCTGTACCCGACGATGGGCGCCGGTCTCGACACCCTCATCGTCGACAAGGACATGTCGCTGTGGGACCTGGGCAACATGTTCTTCGCGATGAAGGGCGTCACGGGCGGTGACGGCAAGTCGATGAACATGCCGATCTCTGGCAGCACCGGCGGGAACCTGGTCTGGGACAAGGCCAAGGTCAAGCAGCTGGTGCAGCAGCTCAACAACGACGAGAAGGTCACCGTCTCCGGCAACTGA
- a CDS encoding LCP family protein, with amino-acid sequence MDAQSRGRADEIDPADQWVLNPQTGDYELRLTQSGADSYRTPSAPGPRGSGRRGTAHEGGGERRSGGRNGEGRGPVPEQRGRRANGPRGPEGSGPDSAGRRKRRQPKARRKKALLWTGGVMAFVLVGLSVGGYALYQHFNGNLNSVDIGDAGNKDVITANAPLNILVIGTDKRTGKGNEGYGDKGSTGHADTNILFHVSKDRTNATALSIPRDLITDIPDCKTRQPDGSDKVIQGTEHTRFNVSLGQDGRDPGCAMETVKELTGLKVDHFMMVDFNAVKELSTAVGGVKVCLAHAVNDPKSHLKLPEGESTIQGEDALAFVRTRHSFGNESDLDRIKVQQQFIGSMIRQMKSDDTLTSPTKLFKLADAATKALTVDKAIGSVPKLTSLAKELTKIDTKNITFVTLPVIDNPEEPTPVTVVVDPVKAPQLFSMMQEDTSLTEVAAQKKAAKSKQDALLKGTKAAAADVRVDVYNGGEIPGGAQQTVTWLQNEKGVLKSTNKANAPAKIAKTTLTYAPNQADQARALAEMMGLPGSAMKKGTKDAEGLQAMVLTLGADFKGAGTPLTGPAKIDIPKASADKAECAK; translated from the coding sequence GTGGATGCGCAAAGCCGTGGGCGGGCGGACGAAATCGACCCCGCAGACCAGTGGGTACTCAACCCGCAGACCGGCGATTACGAATTGCGACTGACCCAATCCGGAGCGGATTCATACCGCACGCCGAGTGCGCCGGGTCCGCGTGGTTCCGGGCGCAGAGGCACGGCGCATGAGGGCGGCGGCGAGCGCAGAAGCGGTGGACGGAACGGTGAGGGCCGGGGGCCGGTGCCCGAGCAGCGTGGTCGCCGTGCCAATGGCCCGCGCGGCCCGGAGGGTTCCGGTCCCGACTCCGCGGGCCGGCGCAAGCGCAGGCAGCCGAAGGCGCGCCGCAAGAAGGCGCTGCTCTGGACGGGCGGCGTGATGGCCTTCGTGCTGGTCGGCCTGTCGGTGGGCGGGTACGCGCTGTACCAGCACTTCAACGGCAACCTGAACTCCGTGGACATCGGCGACGCCGGCAACAAGGACGTCATCACCGCCAACGCGCCCCTCAACATATTGGTCATCGGTACGGACAAGCGCACCGGCAAGGGCAACGAGGGCTACGGCGACAAGGGCAGTACCGGCCACGCCGACACGAACATCCTGTTCCACGTGTCCAAGGACCGGACCAACGCCACGGCGCTGAGCATCCCCCGCGACCTCATCACCGACATCCCGGACTGCAAGACCAGGCAGCCGGACGGCTCGGACAAGGTCATTCAGGGTACCGAGCACACCCGGTTCAACGTCAGCCTCGGCCAGGACGGCCGCGACCCGGGCTGCGCGATGGAAACCGTCAAGGAGCTCACCGGGCTGAAGGTCGACCACTTCATGATGGTCGACTTCAACGCGGTCAAGGAGCTGTCCACGGCGGTCGGCGGCGTCAAGGTCTGCCTCGCCCACGCGGTCAATGACCCAAAATCCCACCTGAAACTCCCGGAGGGCGAGAGCACGATCCAGGGCGAGGACGCGCTGGCCTTCGTACGGACCCGGCACAGCTTCGGCAATGAGAGCGACCTGGACCGGATCAAGGTCCAGCAGCAGTTCATCGGCTCGATGATCCGGCAGATGAAGTCGGACGACACGCTGACCAGCCCGACGAAACTGTTCAAGCTGGCGGACGCGGCAACGAAGGCCCTGACGGTCGACAAGGCGATCGGCTCGGTGCCGAAGCTGACCTCGCTCGCCAAGGAACTCACCAAGATCGACACGAAGAACATCACGTTCGTCACGCTGCCCGTGATCGACAACCCGGAGGAGCCCACGCCCGTCACGGTGGTCGTGGACCCGGTGAAGGCGCCTCAGCTGTTCTCGATGATGCAGGAGGACACCTCGCTGACCGAGGTGGCGGCGCAGAAGAAGGCAGCCAAGAGCAAGCAGGACGCACTCCTCAAGGGCACCAAGGCCGCTGCGGCCGACGTACGCGTCGATGTCTACAACGGCGGTGAGATCCCCGGCGGGGCTCAGCAGACCGTCACCTGGCTGCAGAACGAAAAGGGCGTCCTCAAGTCCACGAACAAGGCCAACGCCCCGGCGAAGATCGCCAAGACGACGCTGACCTATGCACCGAACCAGGCGGACCAGGCCCGCGCCCTCGCCGAGATGATGGGGCTGCCCGGATCCGCCATGAAGAAGGGCACCAAGGATGCCGAGGGGCTGCAAGCGATGGTCCTGACGCTGGGCGCGGACTTCAAGGGAGCGGGCACTCCCCTCACCGGGCCGGCGAAGATCGACATTCCGAAGGCCAGCGCCGACAAGGCAGAGTGCGCCAAGTGA
- a CDS encoding LCP family protein codes for MGRSSTPGEGTRPRVRHAGQLGWDDGLYDDGPSAGSDDGHDSGRGGRQNSGGAGDRDRPGHGGSRRGQSHRRGRRGKRRVLRWVAWILAVVILGGAGAGYLYYQHLSGNIKKADLTLGDNKMTEHKANAAGQTPMNILLIGSDARDSKENQKLGGAKDTFGAPPLADVQMLLHLSADRSNMSVISMPRDTLLKIPKCTDSKTKHVYPATTGLAMTNETLGRGGPGCTVATWYELTGITIDHFMMIDFAGVVSMADAIGGVPVCVKGNVYSHTRDGKGSGLKLEEGTTKVKGKQALQWLRTRYGFEDGTDLGRTHAQHMYMNSMVRELRKGTKLTDPGKLTGLAEAATNALTVDKGDKGLGSPKKLYDLAGELKKVPTKRITMTTMPNVYGTGANSGRVLPKPVDADQLFQMVRDDIPLDGKASKRKAPAAKEPTSPVAEIPVSVRNGTRTDTEYPAEGRASAVKKLLTGKGFAQATVDVQNTDAAARTGVLFPSEDVEGNAQAVAKALGIPLTAVKKSTAVSGITLTVGADWRKSGPYPAPSAEEKTPKSARALNGDDETACMDVQPGFGW; via the coding sequence GTGGGACGGAGCAGCACACCCGGGGAGGGAACGCGACCACGCGTCCGGCATGCCGGACAACTCGGCTGGGACGACGGCCTGTACGACGACGGCCCGTCCGCCGGCTCCGACGACGGGCACGACAGCGGACGGGGCGGCCGGCAGAACAGCGGCGGCGCCGGGGACCGGGACCGTCCGGGCCACGGCGGGAGCCGCCGCGGGCAGTCGCACCGGCGCGGCCGACGCGGGAAGCGCCGCGTACTGCGCTGGGTCGCCTGGATTCTCGCCGTGGTCATACTCGGCGGCGCCGGCGCCGGATACCTCTACTACCAGCACCTCAGCGGGAACATCAAGAAGGCGGACCTGACACTCGGCGACAATAAGATGACCGAGCACAAGGCCAACGCCGCCGGTCAGACCCCGATGAACATCCTGCTCATCGGCTCGGACGCGCGGGACTCCAAGGAGAACCAGAAGCTCGGCGGGGCCAAGGACACCTTCGGGGCGCCGCCGCTGGCCGATGTGCAGATGCTGCTCCATCTCTCCGCCGACCGCAGCAACATGTCGGTGATCAGCATGCCGCGCGACACACTGCTGAAGATCCCGAAGTGCACCGACTCGAAGACGAAGCACGTCTACCCCGCAACCACGGGCCTGGCGATGACCAACGAGACGCTCGGCCGCGGCGGTCCCGGATGCACCGTGGCCACCTGGTACGAACTCACCGGCATCACCATCGACCACTTCATGATGATCGACTTCGCCGGTGTGGTCTCGATGGCCGACGCGATCGGCGGCGTCCCGGTCTGTGTCAAGGGCAACGTCTACTCCCACACGCGCGACGGCAAGGGCTCCGGGCTGAAGCTGGAGGAGGGCACCACGAAGGTCAAGGGCAAGCAGGCCCTTCAGTGGCTGCGGACCCGCTACGGCTTCGAGGACGGCACCGACCTCGGCCGCACCCACGCCCAGCACATGTACATGAACTCGATGGTCCGTGAGCTGCGCAAGGGCACCAAGCTCACCGACCCGGGCAAGCTGACGGGCCTCGCCGAGGCCGCGACCAACGCGCTGACGGTCGACAAGGGCGACAAGGGCCTCGGCAGCCCCAAGAAGCTGTACGATCTCGCGGGCGAGCTCAAGAAGGTGCCCACCAAGCGCATCACGATGACGACGATGCCGAACGTCTACGGAACGGGTGCGAACAGCGGCCGGGTGCTCCCCAAGCCCGTCGACGCGGACCAGCTGTTCCAGATGGTCCGCGATGACATCCCCCTCGATGGCAAGGCATCCAAGCGCAAGGCTCCGGCCGCCAAGGAGCCCACGTCGCCCGTCGCCGAGATTCCGGTCAGCGTCCGCAACGGGACCCGTACCGACACCGAGTACCCGGCCGAGGGCCGCGCCTCGGCCGTCAAGAAGCTGCTGACCGGGAAGGGTTTCGCCCAGGCCACGGTCGACGTGCAGAACACCGACGCGGCGGCGCGGACCGGGGTGCTCTTCCCGAGCGAGGACGTGGAGGGCAACGCGCAGGCCGTGGCCAAGGCGCTCGGCATCCCGCTGACGGCGGTGAAGAAGTCGACCGCCGTCTCGGGCATCACGCTGACCGTGGGGGCCGACTGGCGCAAGAGCGGGCCCTATCCCGCCCCCAGCGCCGAGGAGAAGACTCCGAAGAGCGCACGGGCTCTGAACGGCGACGACGAGACGGCCTGCATGGACGTCCAGCCGGGCTTCGGCTGGTAG
- a CDS encoding acyl-CoA thioesterase, with protein sequence MTDQALRPEGDIPGKPTAASRTTLSHIMTGSDTNLLGTVHGGVIMKLVDDAAGAVAGRHSGGPAVTASMDEMVFLEPVRVGDLVHVRAQVNWTGRSSMEVGVRVMAERWNESTPAQQVGSAYLVFAAVDGDGKPRPVPPVIPETERDKRRYQEAQIRRTHRLARRRAIKELREKRIADGIDVD encoded by the coding sequence ATGACAGATCAGGCCCTGCGCCCGGAGGGCGATATTCCGGGCAAGCCGACCGCGGCGTCCCGGACCACCCTCAGCCACATCATGACCGGCAGTGACACCAACCTGCTGGGCACCGTGCACGGTGGCGTGATCATGAAACTCGTCGACGACGCGGCGGGCGCCGTGGCCGGCCGGCACTCCGGCGGCCCCGCTGTGACGGCCTCGATGGACGAGATGGTCTTCCTGGAGCCGGTCCGCGTCGGTGACCTTGTCCACGTCCGCGCGCAGGTGAACTGGACCGGCCGCTCCTCGATGGAGGTCGGCGTCCGGGTCATGGCCGAGCGGTGGAACGAATCGACCCCCGCCCAGCAGGTCGGCAGCGCGTACCTGGTGTTCGCGGCGGTCGACGGAGACGGCAAACCGCGCCCCGTACCGCCCGTGATCCCGGAGACGGAGCGCGACAAGCGGCGCTACCAGGAGGCGCAGATCCGGCGTACGCACCGCCTCGCCCGGCGCCGCGCGATCAAGGAACTGCGCGAGAAGCGCATCGCGGACGGCATCGACGTCGACTGA